TCAGTTCAAAAGCAAAACTTCAGATTGCAACCATTGAGCCATTGTCAGGTGAGATTGTCTGGCTAAAAAATGTTCCTGTACAAGACAGCGACATCCAACTCCAGTATCCCTACTGGGCAAGCATGAATGCGTCTGAAACACAGATACCTGTGGAACTTTCCGGAACAGTTAACTCTATTGATGATATTTTCAAACAGACAAACGAAAAGATAACTCAGGCAGTAGACTCATTTGTAAGCGTTGATGAATTCATGTTTCTCAACACTGATATTAAAAAACTCAAAAAGATCAAACGCTATTAGGCTAACTGCAAAAAAATCAGATCTGAAAAAGCTTCGTTCTGCCTGTTTTATACAGCTAAAGCTTCCGATTCAGATTTCAACCATAAGGCTGCTCTTTTTTTCAGGGCAGCCTGTTTCAGTTATGCATAAAATTATACGGAACTAAGCCTTTCATAGAGCGGATAAAGCTGTATCTCCTCTTTCCTTATGCGCATTCTCAGGCTGGAGATAATCCTTCCCAGCTCTTTAGCGTATTCCATATCTATCTCGGCAGTCCCTGCTCTGTTTATAAAATCTATGACAGTTGCAGAAAGACCTTTCATCTCAGAAGAAAACTCATCAACGATTTTAGATGAATAAGCTTCACCTGCGGACAGTTTTTTAAGCTCAGGGTAAAGCCTGCTGTCCTCTTTGCG
This window of the Denitrovibrio acetiphilus DSM 12809 genome carries:
- a CDS encoding hemerythrin domain-containing protein; this translates as MSDLVKELKNDHEKLLNIMLDAQKLGLATDAGRSKLMEGKMLLTEHLRKEDSRLYPELKKLSAGEAYSSKIVDEFSSEMKGLSATVIDFINRAGTAEIDMEYAKELGRIISSLRMRIRKEEIQLYPLYERLSSV